Proteins from a genomic interval of Schistocerca cancellata isolate TAMUIC-IGC-003103 chromosome 8, iqSchCanc2.1, whole genome shotgun sequence:
- the LOC126094688 gene encoding RNA polymerase II elongation factor ELL-like, translated as MSVNYTKIMNREQRSKYKADFNADYSEYRRLHSEVEKVSQRFADLEKSLKQQVKFSPEWKGIQKQIIQEYEETKRDQELQDAKKRFQYLHEKLSLIKRLVSEYDAAQNNTDPYLTQHMKCHL; from the exons ATGTCAGT GaattacacaaaaataatgaaCAGGGAGCAACGGAGTAAATATAAAGCCGACTTCAATGCAGATTATTCAGAATACAGAAGACTTCACTCTGAAGTTGAAAAAGTTTCCCAGAGATTTGCTGATTTAGAAAAGAGCTTAAAGCAACAAGTAAAGTTTAGCCCTGAATGGAAG GgcatacaaaaacaaattattcaggaatACGAGGAAACAAAGCGTGATCAGGAGTTGCAAGACGCCAAGAAGAGGTTTCAGTATCTGCATGAAAAACTGTCACTCATCAAACGCCTGGTTTCTGAATACGATGCCGCACAGAATAATACTGACCCTTACCTCACTCAGCACATGAAATGCCACCTGTAA